In Magallana gigas chromosome 1, xbMagGiga1.1, whole genome shotgun sequence, the sequence TTGGCACACACACCCAAAATGGTGGTTCGAGTCCCGTTTGTTGGGTAATCAACCATGTCATACACTTAGTAAACTAGCCATTTGGGAGTAAAAAACGTGCGTTTTCTTTCACAATAAGATAGGAGAAAAGCGCATGATGTCGAGTGGTGTGGTGAGTAGTTCAGAACTCGTACTGTAGATATTTTgaggttttctttaaaattgtatgTGGAAATGTTTGCGCTTAGTTATTACAAATTAACATACATTATAACAGTACCTTGCTAGAACCACTACATTTGCATCATATCACCTTAAAATCCGTTTTCAGAGGCTGTTATGAGCTTGAGCGTTTTCCTTGACTtgactattttcaatttaatgcaTCCGGTTGACGTAAAACAATCATAACCAATGAAATTTCttgatataaaatcatttaCGTTAaaggctaattttttttttctgtgaagGACCATTATAGtaatttttctatattatttgataaccattgaaaattacCGTTTCGTGtgttataatgatatatttaaaaaaaattgtcagcAAAAACAACCAAGGGCGGGAAGGTGTCTATTTTGAAGTGTACAAAAAAGGAAAGAGTCCACAAAGGTCTAAACAGACAAAAAGAAAATCCATCGATCTTTTAGCAAGAGAGAGGATACCCTTTTGGCAAAGGTTATGggttataattatatttttttcatattttcatataaaaatgttcAAGAAGTAAACCCGAAGCAACCAAGATACACCCCTTACCCTCCACatcacacacattttttttcttttatatagaaaaagaatatttttactaCCATGTTTGGTCAAGACTTTCCCTCTCCTCTTTCAAATGTGATGCTACGGGTAAGGTAAACTAATATCTAACATAAAATAGGACTGCTAGCTATAGTCCTTTTACTGATGtttcacagaaaaaaataaaacacgtgaataaatcttataaaataaCAGTACTTTAGAATTAATATCCAGTACAATTATTGTTCTTCtaatgaatgttaaaaaatacattaaaattccACAGGTGCAGGATCAATACACTGCCACTTCTGCTGAAGTGTATGTTGTAATAAAGGGACCTTCCGAAGCAGGTATGAGTATAACATTCCGAACTTCAATGAGGTATGAAACAGATTACTGAATTGTAGATAGAAAAATAAGTAATTGTATTGAAgactttgaagtttttttttcgaatgttcatagtatttattttaaaagtaatacaatttaagtaaaaaattatGTTGGATTTAGCAGCTTACCAAGAGTTCTTCGTCTGTGGACGGAACCAAATGTGCCACATCACTCAGTTTGTCGGCgtcgtcatcatcatcgtcTGAGTcgccatcatcatcatcgtcgtcgcCATCTCCGACCGCTCCGCCAGTTTCTTTTCAACATCCGGAACAAGCTGTTCAAACGACGGAATCTGtgttttaagaaaacattgatAGGAATTATTGTAGGTTATGTGGGGAGGGATGTGAAAATACACTGTGGGTAGGGTGTGAGGAGAAAGATTGGTCATTTTGGCGGCATGCGTGGTCTATAGGTGTTACGGCCTTTAGGAAAAAAGCCCTGAAACATCTGACGTTCTATTGTCCCCAACATTTAATACGTAATAggtaaaattaattataatctCTATTTATCTTACCTGAAAATATTGTATGATTATTCCCTATCAGATTCGCTCTGACCCTCTTTAAGTTTCTCAATTTCCCTTACAAACTCTAGAAGAACACTTTTCTTCATGGTCTTTATTATTTTGTCCATTTTTCAAACAATGTGTTTGTATGTGTAAAATAAtgtttgcttttgttttttgctATGTCAAAATGTTTTTGTCTGTGCTCCTGTAAAATGAATTTGTCTGTATGAAAGTTGTGGGTTATAATGTGTAAGTAATGTAgatatttgttttgttgtgCGTGTTCTGAAAACTGAAGTAATTTGCTGTCTGTAGGTTTGTTTGTGAGTGTTGTAAGTGTTGTCTGCtggaaatattgtttttgtcgtattaatgttttaaatgatgttattttgtttgtgaTGTCTGATGTGCACATGTTATCTGTGTCTTTTTCCGTTACTGACAGAACTGTCATGTTTGATTTcatctataaaaaaatcaaaatgtcagccatttaaaaaaaatcatacacaaTAAGgctattttcttttcaattttaaaccaCAAACTACTTCTATTTAACCTTATCCAGTCTATTCATATTTCTGTAAATGATTTTCCACCTTTCTTCAGATGCCAGTCCCGGTGGCATAAAACTTTTGCTCGTTCTGTAGTCAGCTCTGGTATGGATGTTGTCGTCCGTTATCATTTTGACTCAAGTCCTCTTACCAATAGAACAAGTAATCAAAGTGGCGtgaaatttattgacaaaaaatacatcaaaCGCATATACACGTAAAACATGATTAAAGAATATGAGAAAAATAATAGTTACAAAAACCCCATACACACTATTACAAAAATTACCAAACATACAAAAAGGCAGTGCAGCCACAAAGTAATGCTACTTTAAATGGAAGCAAAAATGGGTTGGGTGGGTGGGAGAAAAAAGAGCTGCTCGCCGAACAGCTTGCATATATATGGCGCCAAAACTTAACTGCAAAAATTGCGCATGGGATTGCGCAAAGAGCGATAACTCCCGCAAAACTGTGCATACAGGGACcatgtcaaaatttattttatcataataaaaaccACTTTGACTCAAGTCCTCTTACCAATAGAACAAGTAATCAAAGTGGCGtgaaatttattgacaaaaaatacatcaaaCGCATATACACGTAAAACATGATTAAAGAATATGAGAAAAATAATAGTTACAAAAACCCCCAATCCCAAAATTTGTGGGGAAGATAAGAAAACTGATTTGTAACATATCTTGAATTGGAAGGTTATAAGTAACAAAATTACTAGTCTATTTAGCATTGGGAAGTGATTTACCAAAGAGGACCATGGTATCTAGTAAACTTGAAAAGTGAGGGTCAATGTATCTTAGCACTGTATCACTCGACCAGTATCCAATCGCTTTGATCTGATCCACCGGCACACCAATCCGACTTAACCAGGTGGCTCCACCACGTCGAAAAGAATGACCCTTGATGTTACTGTCATCAATTCCTGCTTGTACAAGTATGGAATGTAGCTTTTGGCGGAAAATGCTGTAGGTAAAAACGGAACCTTTTCCTGAGAGAAGAAGAGGCCCAAAAAGATCTGCTCCTCTTGTAAGATGAAGGTAAGCCTGCAGGGCTGATGCCGGACACATTTCCCCAGTAACTTGAGGAAGGATAACATTAAGCTCTCTTTCTCGAAACTGAATTGTCTTTGTATGTCGTAAGCAAAGTAGGTAGCCCCATGAACAGGGCATCAAATCAACTCTTCTGACATGTTTTGATGCCTCAAAAGGTCCTGTAATTGCAATTGTGCCTGGACGAAGCAGACCATAAAAGGCTATTAAACAAGCACACCAAAAGCCCGAGTCTTCAACTGATGAAAAGTCAAGGAAAGATCTCATCCGGAGAAGATGTGATGGTGTTATCGAATCGACAGGAAATTGGGCGGTACCCAATTCTCGCTTAATACCCATGAGCAAATATTTCAACTGGTAATCCTCTGGAATAGGGTCTGATAGATCACAAAGTTTGTGCATGTGTGGTATAATATTCAAGTATTGCtgaattgaacaaaatttgaaacACTTCACTTTGGCCAAGTAAGTCGCATATAACTGTAATGTTTTTGAAGTTGCTGGTAGTGGGGGCACACTGATATGGTCACAAAAATCCAGGTAAGTCTTCATATGAGTGCGATAAGTGGAAGTTGTTGAGTTAGCCCATGCCTTTCTTTTCAAAGCAGATGCTTGGTCTTGTAGGGACTGAACAGTGAATCCACCTGGCAAAGATAAAAGGTAATGACATATGAGACAACAATGTTGCAATAGAAAAGTTATCGTGTTGCAGGGAAGGCACTAAGGAATACAGTTTTGTAAGTTGACCCGGCTCATGGAGACGGGAACATGCATCCCCAATGTTGTTTTGTTTGCCTGGTAAGTATTTAGCACTGATAACACTATTATACAGGGCAGATATCCAGAACAGAATGCGGCACATGAACTGTACAATGGGAATCCTGGAAGTTCCTTTGTTAATCCACGACACGGCAGAAGAATTATCACTATGTATGATCACTTTACTATTCACAAAGTATTTACCCCACCTACACACAGACAAGAAAATAGCGATAAATTCTTTAACATTAATATGGGCCATGGCACAAGCTGGTAGATCTAATGGCCAATTAATGTAGAAGTAGTCTCCATTGTAGTATCCTCCACCTCCCTCAGAAGAAGCATCCGTCTGGAGCGAGGTGATGGGGCGTGGATCCTGTATACGACACGTGCCATTGAATATCGACATAAATGATATCCACCACTGAAGGTCTGCAAAGAAATCCTCAGTGAGCAACACTTTATGATGTCTCTCAGTCACAGCATTCTTCAAATCCAAAACTCGACGGAGAAAGGTACGACCACCACAGATCACTTGAGAGGCCCAATTGAGCTTTCCAATAAGTGTTTCTAACTGTCTAACACTAGCTCGCTTTCTCCGAGAAAAAGTTTCCAGTAAATTGTTGAAATCTTGTAGCTTTGATGATGGCAAGGATAGAGTCATTGTCACTGAATCTACTACCACCCCCAGGAATACCAGCTGCTGGGAAGGACCTTCAACCTTGGACCAGTTAATAGCAAAACCTAGCTCTCTAAGTAGGCTAAGAAGGGTATACATTGCTCTTGAACATTCATAATAGTTTTtcccaaaaatcaaaaaatcatcAAGATAAGCAATTGCAGTATAACCATacactttctttaaaattctacaGACTGCACTACTAAGCCGTTGAAAAATTTGAGGGCTTTTAGCAGCGCCAAAGGGAAGCTTAGTGTCATACAAATATGTTGGCGACGTAGCATTTACAAACTGCCATTTTAACCCAGTAGCCCAATAGTTAGAAGGGTGAATGGGGACTGATCTATAAGCAGACTGTAGATCTATCTTTGCAAGATAACAACCTTCACTAATGAGCTTACTAACAACACGTAAATCCATGTATGAACATGAAGTATCCAACTGTACATAATCATTAATAGACATATGCAACGGGCGACTAGCATCATGGATAAGCCTAACCTTAGAATGTGATTTAGGGATAGCTCCTAAGGCACTAACAATAGTAGGTTTGACACAAGTAGCCACATAATTTCCATTTGACAATTCATACAGTATCTGTTTCTCAACTTGTTCTGCATTTTGAAAACATGACTGATAATTATCAACTTCACATGGGACAAGTCGCTGCTGAGCTCCCTCATCAATAATTCTAAAACCCTCTTTTATCCCCTCACATAAGAAGTTGCGATCAAAATCATCTGGTAAATAAAATTCCCAAACAGAATACTTTAACCCTGAGGAGGAGTCAGAGCAGTAACCTGTCCCATTCCCTAGTTTTTTGGGTGAGACAGAGCATTATGAGTTTGTgaataacaaacaaaacaacaatgttGCAATTTACAGTTGGTAAAGTCACATGTTTCCATATTAAATTTCCTGCAAATCTCTTTGCCGTCAGGTGTGAATGGACCACGTCGACTTCCTTTCTGCTTGGAGGTACCCTCCTTCTTAGCGTTTGTTCCCAATGATCCTTGCAGGGTCTGCATGGTAAGGCTGTTGGGTTTAGAGATCAGTTGAAAATCCTGAAGGTGAGGACGAGATACACCCCATCGAAACTTTTCCTTGAATTGCAATTCTCTGTACTCACGGTCAAAGAGTAGGACACTACCTTTGACATACTTGTTGAATAAGCGATTAATGTACTTGGTATACTCCAGGTAGTCGCGCACTCCCTGGTCATCCAGTTCCTGATTAATGATCATTTCCTGCATAATGGCAGCATTACCATAGCCCCACTGTTCAATGGACAGTTTATAATAGTCACGATCAAGCTTTTTGTTAATCTTCACTCCAGTGTTGGTAAGAGTGAGAAGATCATCCTTCTCTTGTTGCATAATGGGGTCAAGCCAAACGTAGTTATGAACGAGTCTTACTTTCCCTTTATTACTGGATGGGCATTGTGTAAATGCAGTAGAAACATGAGAGGGGAACAAGTTCATAAGATTACTGAGGTCAACCGTACCTTGCAGGGGTTGTACATTCGGTGTAGGCTCAACTCCAGAAGCAGTCGCATGATTCTTAGGTGCGCGAGTTGTACTTGGGCTTTGGCCAGGGCTGTCTTTCTCTTGCATTGCCGCTATAGTCTGTTTGCAAGCATCAATATTCTGAAGAAGTTGCATCTTTCGTTTATGTAGTTCTAAGGTCTGGAGCTCCTTCTCTAAAACGAGTATTTCACTTGATATATTTGGGGCTCTTGGGACTGCATGTATCCGCGGCGTGGTGGCCCGAACTTCCTCTGTTGATACCGTTGTTGCCAAGCCGCCGGAGGCCTCTAATTCTGCATGGCTGTCGCTCATTTCGTCTGACGAGTCGTCACACGATCTTATAAAGTCAAGAACCGCCCGGTCTCTGGAACGAAGATCGTATGGGTGACCCTCCTGCATGGAGAGAAAAAAGAGCTGCTCGCCGAACAGCTTGCATATATATGGCGCCAAAACTTAACTGCAAAAATTGCGCATGGGATTGCGCAAAGAGCGATAACTCCCGCAAACCTGTGCATACAGGGACcatgtcaaaatttattttatcataataaaaaccATATAAATGAAAGCAGTGATGACGGAACTCTCAGCTTTAAAACGGTCTTTACTCGCCATTTACGACCGATGACCTTTAGATTgtgtagaaaaaatataagacgaaggttttaaaagttcattaatatacatgtataaataaatattaaacattttcaaaaactttattaacttgatttttgtcaaaaaacgATATGATATCATTATCTCCAGGACATCGAATCCTCTCCTGGCTGTGCGCTTTCAGCCACTTCCGAGTTAATGTGTAGCTGTCAGATGAACTAGCAGTTGACACAATATTAAGTCTCTCTATGCTTCCTATGAATATTTAGAGAATAGGATAAGTAAGCGGGGAGATAACAGAAACATCTTTGTTGCGataaaaagttgggggggggggggggtggtggcgGTTTAAGCAGGCTCCATTCCTCCTCCCATCCCTTTCCACTACGTGCCTGATTGTATGTTGATACATTGATATACAATATTGCACACATTAACGCACCTGTTTTCGTATATAGTAAAGGGGATTTAGCGAACGCCAGTGGGCCGATCAAGTTCTTGTTTCTTAAAATGTAGATACTTTCAATGGCACCAGATATGGCAGTGGCGAAAAATTCGTCATTGAAATTTTCGCCCATCACACCTTTAAAGAACCCGAGGGTGATGGGATTTTTTCCTTGAAATACCTTTAgataaaacataagaaaaagGGATGGGATTTCTTtccttgaaataaataaaacataaaaaactgtcattaaaaaaataatatattttgtttacacagtttttaaattttcatcatctttatatatttttcctgCAACTACGCTgtcattaaaaatgtttttttattggttgtttCCTTTGtcacattaaatatatatatgttaaaatttactACCAAAAACTACAATTGCAACAAAGCATTATTAATGCTTAAGAGTCAAAATCAGCAAGCATCAAGCATTACAtggaaagtgaaaaaaatattttttcaaaagctGTTGgtatattattgattttaatctaCTTTATacgaaaattttaataaatgaagGTTTTTGCCAAATTAAGGGACTGGTATCCAAGGAAAGTTGCTTCCTTAGTTACGGATGCACAAAACCTTAGAGATTGAACAATGATTTTAGTCAAGTTTGAAGGTTAATGCTTCCTTAACATTATAATATATGGTATTTTGATCATTGTGGTTATTTTTTAGATTGTCTTTTccaaatttagaagaaaaaaaaacttcaagtttttaagTGTAATTGTTGCCATGGCAACGGGAAGTGAACATGCATTCAAGCTTTAATCATTTTTCGTAAAATTGCATATCTTTATTACTTTATATATCAAATCTACAACCACTGCTGGAAAAATTAATACTGTTTTGCCATTTGTGACCATCTGTAT encodes:
- the LOC136276054 gene encoding uncharacterized protein, giving the protein MQEGHPYDLRSRDRAVLDFIRSCDDSSDEMSDSHAELEASGGLATTVSTEEVRATTPRIHAVPRAPNISSEILVLEKELQTLELHKRKMQLLQNIDACKQTIAAMQEKDSPGQSPSTTRAPKNHATASGVEPTPNVQPLQGTVDLSNLMNLFPSHVSTAFTQCPSSNKGKVRLVHNYVWLDPIMQQEKDDLLTLTNTGVKINKKLDRDYYKLSIEQWGYGNAAIMQEMIINQELDDQGVRDYLEYTKYINRLFNKYVKGSVLLFDREYRELQFKEKFRWGVSRPHLQDFQLISKPNSLTMQTLQGSLGTNAKKEGTSKQKGSRRGPFTPDGKEICRKFNMETCDFTNYDFDRNFLCEGIKEGFRIIDEGAQQRLVPCEVDNYQSCFQNAEQVEKQILYELSNGNYVATCVKPTIVSALGAIPKSHSKVRLIHDASRPLHMSINDYVQLDTSCSYMDLRVVSKLISEGCYLAKIDLQSAYRSVPIHPSNYWATGLKWQFVNATSPTYLYDTKLPFGAAKSPQIFQRLSSAVCRILKKVYGYTAIAYLDDFLIFGKNYYECSRAMYTLLSLLRELGFAINWSKVEGPSQQLVFLGVVVDSVTMTLSLPSSKLQDFNNLLETFSRRKRASVRQLETLIGKLNWASQVICGGRTFLRRVLDLKNAVTERHHKVLLTEDFFADLQWWISFMSIFNGTCRIQDPRPITSLQTDASSEGGGGYYNGDYFYINWPLDLPACAMAHINVKEFIAIFLSVCRWGKYFVNSKVIIHSDNSSAVSWINKGTSRIPIVQFMCRILFWISALYNSVISAKYLPGKQNNIGDACSRLHEPGQLTKLYSLVPSLQHDNFSIATLLSHMSLPFIFARWIHCSVPTRPSICFEKKGMG